The Sulfurihydrogenibium sp. DNA window TTCTGTTTTGTTTTTTGCTTTGCTTAAATGCTCAAAAACTTCTAATTGAAAATTTTTAATAAATTCTGGAACATCCTTTCTTCTTAAATCTATTCCTCTAAATTTAAACTCACCATTGCTAAACTTTCCAAAATAACGGTTAGAAACACCAACAGAATCGGATTTTGAAGGCAAAAAAACTATCCAATCATAAACACCTTCCAGTAAAATCTTAAATGGTATTCCGTCAGGATTCACCGGAATAAATTTTTCGTTGATTCTTTTATTCAAATATTCTTCCATCTTTTTATAATCATCTATCGTATAACCATGTTTGTAAACCCAGATAGAATCGGTAAGAATATGAATTACTCTAAAGCCTTTTGCTTCTAAAATCTCTTTTACAAAAGTAATAAGCTGTCTTCCGATTGATGTTGTTGCTTCGTGAGATTCTATTCTTCCAAAAACTGCGTTTTTATATCCAAGATAACCAAAGCTAACTACCAAAAGCCATTTTAAAGCTTTTTGTCTATTATCATAAATCTGATTTTTTTCTTTTTTAAGTAATTGCTTATATTTAAGCCTTCTTTCAAGAAGCCATTTTAATGTTTGTGGAACAATGCCTATCTTTTTTGTGCAGATTCTATAATTTGTATAAGGTAAGGTTTTTTTACATTCTGGATGTTTACAGTTAATAGTTTCATAAGACAGATTATAATTTGTTATGATAGATGGATACATAGAGAAAAAATCGTATTCTGCTACATTTTCAAATAATTCTACCAAAGGTTTTAATGTTAAACCACCTTTATCTATCTTTATTAGCTGTTCAAGAGTTTTAAAATCTTCCGGCTGGTTTTTTTTGTACGGTATGAGAAAATTATTTTCATAAGCATTTCTCATTTCCATATAAGTAATTGGCGTTCCAATGGTTGTTCTTGCTACTGCTTGCATTCCTAAGGAAGATATTCT harbors:
- a CDS encoding DNA polymerase domain-containing protein codes for the protein MEVISHPTYYGDDILIPNLFEKGLKFLNRDNLPVIKKEGKSFVSYGQTVYTADMSLLLGRIHIDPKNSFFYKEVGLDGIIELSRISSLGMQAVARTTIGTPITYMEMRNAYENNFLIPYKKNQPEDFKTLEQLIKIDKGGLTLKPLVELFENVAEYDFFSMYPSIITNYNLSYETINCKHPECKKTLPYTNYRICTKKIGIVPQTLKWLLERRLKYKQLLKKEKNQIYDNRQKALKWLLVVSFGYLGYKNAVFGRIESHEATTSIGRQLITFVKEILEAKGFRVIHILTDSIWVYKHGYTIDDYKKMEEYLNKRINEKFIPVNPDGIPFKILLEGVYDWIVFLPSKSDSVGVSNRYFGKFSNGEFKFRGIDLRRKDVPEFIKNFQLEVFEHLSKAKNKTEFLKLIKDIDEIFDKHKQKLLEGDFSLKDLIIKKKVSKDPNSYQKRTDLSEVAGTLLKEGFNLNPGESVNIIYILDKYIKAMPLEIYLTNPKPINIEKYLKILEESKIRLTPKKLFGNVLR